The genomic interval TCCATCGGTTCGCTCTCGCCGGCTCTCCCCTCAGCCCCACAGCAGAGCAAATAGCTGAAGAACTATGTCAGCAATGCAGATTCTGAACCAGTACTAACCTGATGCCAAGAAATTAACTACTACCGCTGTCTTCCCCCAATACCCCCAAACATTTCAGACAAGCATCAAATTCGTCACTCGAATCGACCCAGTAAATCGAATATGTCAATGCCAAGTAATTTACCGCTGATTTCTCCCCCCAAACCACCCAAACATTTCACATAGGCAACAAATTCGTCACCCGGATCCACCCAACAAACCAAATCAATCATGGCCACTCGCAGGAATCAACCAGAGCAAGAATCAGGGGAAGGAAGAAATGGAGGTTGGGGGAATCAAACGCACGTGGCGGAGAGGTAGTGGATGAAGATGCGGGCGCTCTCGGCGAAGGCGGCCATGGCGTCCTTGTTCACAATCACCTCGGCCCCTCCCTCTGCCCCCTCGCCGCCGGACGCGGCCCGGGCCAGCTTGTCCTTGACCAGCCGCCGCACGATGGCCTTGGGCAGctcctccacctccgcctccgccATCGCCGGCACCGGCGCGGCCGCGGCCGCAGCCGCAGGCTTCTTGGCCTTGGACCCCTCCCCCTCCTCGGCGGCCGCAGCCGCGGGCTTAGGCTTCTTGGCCTTGTTGGCCTTGGCCCCCTCCCGCTCCTCGGCGGCCGCGGCCGCAGCCTTAGG from Triticum urartu cultivar G1812 unplaced genomic scaffold, Tu2.1 TuUngrouped_contig_3374, whole genome shotgun sequence carries:
- the LOC125527246 gene encoding histone H1.4-like; translation: MAGEAKEPEAAAQGEGSKPKTKAKKPKAAAAAAEEREGAKANKAKKPKPAAAAAEEGEGSKAKKPAAAAAAAPVPAMAEAEVEELPKAIVRRLVKDKLARAASGGEGAEGGAEVIVNKDAMAAFAESARIFIHYLSATCV